One stretch of Mangifera indica cultivar Alphonso chromosome 9, CATAS_Mindica_2.1, whole genome shotgun sequence DNA includes these proteins:
- the LOC123225855 gene encoding disease resistance protein RPV1-like, whose translation MASSCNIPEVKYDVFLSFRGEDTRNNFTSHLNAALCRKKIQTFIDDELERGEEISPSLLKAIEHSKISVIILSENYASSKWCLEELAKSLECKKMVIPIFYHVDPSHVRNQTGAFGDAFAALEKRFEDRLDVLQIWKTALKEVANLSRWTTDGKKYVCLLLVLFENILLCAIFSKSTKQKKYNFIWRNLMEK comes from the coding sequence ATGGCTTCTTCTTGCAACATTCCAGAAGTAAAGTATGATGTTTTCCTTAGTTTTAGAGGCGAGGACACCCGGAATAATTTTACAAGCCATCTTAATGCAGCTTTGTGTCGTAAAAAGATTCAAACTTTCATCGATGACGAACTCgagagaggagaagaaatttcaCCATCTCTATTGAAGGCAATTGAACATTCAAAGATTTCCGTTATCATTTTGTCAGAAAACTATGCCTCTTCCAAATGGTGTTTAGAAGAACTTGCAAAGAGCCTTGAATGCAAAAAGATGGTAATACCAATTTTCTATCACGTCGATCCATCACATGTAAGGAATCAAACTGGAGCTTTTGGAGATGCATTTGCCGCACTCGAAAAGCGTTTTGAGGATAGGTTAGATGTGCTACAGATATGGAAGACTGCTTTGAAGGAAGTAGCCAATCTCTCTAGATGGACTACAGATGGCAAGAAGTACGTATGTCTTTTACTTGTtctctttgaaaatattttactttgtgctatattttctaagtcaaccaagcaaaagaaatataattttatttggagAAACTTAATGGAGAAGTGA